The nucleotide window GCCACCCGCCTCTTCGAATCGAAGGAGCGGGTGACGCTGATCGACACCACGCCGGATGGCCGGTCCCTGCTCGTCTTCTCGGACAAGGGCGCCGACGAGAACTGGTCGGTCTGGAAGGTGGGCCTCGATGGCTCGGCCCCCGTGGAGCTCACGCCCGGGGAGACCCTGAGCCGGGATACCGCGTTCCTGCCGGACCTGGCGCCGGACACCCTCTACATCGGCGCCCGGCGCATGGACGAAGCCGCCTCGGCCGCGTACGCCGTCCCCGCCGCGGGGGGGCCCTCCCGCGTCATCTACCGGGATGACAAGCCGGGCTTCCTCGTCCACGTGAGCCGCGACGGCAAGCAGGGGCTGTTCGCGCGCTACCTCTCGGCGTCGGAGAACTACCTGCTGCACCTCGACCTGGCGTCGGGCAAGACGCGGCCGCTGTATCCGGCCCAGGGCACGAAGGTCAGCCTCTTCTCCGCGCAGTTCTCTCCGGATGGCCGGACCGTCTACGTCTCGACCGACGGGGGCGGGGAACAGGCGTGGGTGCTCGCCCTGGACAGCGCGACCGGCAAGGAGCTCGCCCGGTACGTCGAGAAGGACCCCGCCAAGGCCATCATCCAGAACCTCCTGGTGGCGAAGACGGGGGACACGCTCGCCCTGGGCCTCAGCGCGGGCAACCGCAGTGAGGTCCGGCTGCTCGATGCCCGCACCCTGAAGCCGCGGGCCCGGGTGGAGCTGCCGCTCGGCCAGGGAGCCGTCCAGGCCTTCTCGGAGGACGGCCGCCGGCTCACGGCCATCTGGTCCACCCCCGCATCCATCACCGATGCCTGGGTCATCGACGTGAAGACGGGCAAGGCCTCCCCACTGCGCCAGGAGCCCCGCCCGGCCCTGAAGCAGGTGCCCGCCATCGAGACGAGCATCGTGGACATCCGCGCGCACGACGGACAGGCGCTGCCCACCAATGTGTACCTGCCGAAGCAGCGCTCCGGAAAGCTGCCCGTCATCGTCAGCTACCATGGCGGGCCGGCGGGCAACTCGAAGATCAAATGGTCCGCGGCCACCGCCTTCTTCGTGTCCCAGGGCTACGCCTGGGTGGAGCCCAACGTCCGGGGCTCCTCGGGCTTCGGCCGCGCCTTCGAGGCGGCGGACAACGGGCCAGGGCGGCTGGAGGCCTTCAAGGACATCGAGGCGGTGGGCCGCTGGGCGGCCTCCCAGCCCTGGGCGGATCCGGACCGGGTCATCATCTACGGCGGGAGCTACGGCGGCTACACGGTGCTCATCGGGCTGACGCGGATGCCGGACCTGTGGCGCGCGGGGGTGGACGTGTTCGGCGTGGCCAACATGAAGACCTTCATGGCCACCACCAGCGGCTTCATCCGGGAGGTGTTCCTGCTGGAGTTCGGAGATCCGGACAAGGACGCGGCCTTCCTGGAGTCCATCTCACCGCTCAAGGACGTGGCCCGCATCGCGGACCCACTGTTCGTCTACGCGGGGGCCAATGATCCCCGGGTGCCGCGCGGGGAGTCGGACCAGATCGTCCGCGCGCTGCGCGAGCGCCAGGTCCCCGTCGAGTACATGGTCGCGGAGAACGAGGGGCACTCCATGGCCCGGCGGGAGAACCAGATCGAGTTCATGGCGCGCACGGCCCGCTTCCTCGAAGCCCACGCGGCGCCGCGCCAGGCGCCCACGCCCTGAGGCAGGCGGCTCAGGGGATGCCCAGCTCCTTGCGCAGCCGGTTCACCACCTTGAAGTACTCGGTGCGGGAGAAGGGCACGTTGAGGATGTAGAAGTCCTTCTTGGAGAGCCCCACGCAGCCGAAGCAGTAGTTGCAGTCCGAGAGGTTCCGGCAGAGCACCAGGTAGGCGCTGCCGGTGCAGTTCTCGCACTGCACGCAGTAGGCGCAGGCATGGCAGCTCTTCGAGTCCACGCAGTGCGAGCAGTTGTTGCACAGCTCGCACCGCGTGCAGTGGGTGCACTGGTAGCAGTTGCTGCAGTCCTTGCAGAACATGCAGTTGGCACAGCGCTGGCAGCCCTCGCACGCGTAGGAGCCCGGGTTGCCCGGGTCCGAGGCGAACGTCTTCGTCAGCCGCTGGAACTGCTCCAGGAACTCCCGCTTGCCCACGGTGGCCAGGGCCTGCCGCGCGGCCTGCTCCTCCTCATGCGACTCCGGGGTGGGGGCCCGCGTTCCGTTGTCCTTCACTTGGGGGAACTCCTTCCTTTCGTTCCTGGCTTAGCGCAGCCGGGCCAGTCCTTCGAGATCGATGCCCCGGGCAATCCGCCGCACCTCCACGGTGCCGGGAAAGCCACGGCTCGTCACGGCCACCACGAAGCGGTCGCCCACCAGCAGGTTGGCCTCCGCGGTCGTCTCCTCCGCGTCGTAGCGCACGAACCCCACCGCCGCATCCCAGAAAATGGGGGCGGAAGGGTCGCTCGCAGGCCGGCCCTTCGCCCCTTCGGCGGCCTCGCGGATGGCCTTGGCGATCTTCCAGCCCAGCGTGGTGTCGACGATGCGGACCTTCACCTCGCGCTCCGAGCCCAGCGTGAAGGTGCGCTCGGCCTCGCTCACGGACACCTCGCCGTACTTGCCCGTGGAGCCCTCGGTCGTGGCGTGGGTGAAGCCCTCCAGGGAGTCTGGCAAGAAGGGGGCCAGCTGCCGGAAGTACACGCAGGGTGCGGCAGGGGCCTCGCCCGAAGCGGAGGCCCCATCGGCGCCCGTGCGCTCTTCCAGACAGCCGGTGCCCAGGACGAGCCCGAGCACCCCCAGCAGGCGCACCAAGGATTTGATTTCGGTCACGGGGCGATCAAAAGGTATCCCTGCTCGCCGCGCAATGGACCTCTCCAAGCTCAACCCCCCTCAGCGCGAGGCCGTCGTCACGACGGAAGGCCCCCTCCTGGTGCTCGCCGGAGCAGGCAGCGGGAAAACCCGCGTCATCACCCACCGCATCGTTCACATCCTGAACACGCGGCCGGGGGGGGCCCTGGCCCGCAACATCCTCGCCGTCACCTTCACCAACAAGGCCGCCACCGAGATGAAGGAGCGGCTCGTGAAGATGGCGGGCCCCCGCGCACAAGGCGTGCTGGTGTGCACCTTCCACGCCTTCGGCGCGGAGATGCTCCGCGAGGACATCCACCGGCTGGGCTGGCCGCGGAAGTTCGCCATCGCGGACATGGGGGACCAGCTGGCGCTCATCCGCCGGGCCATGCGCGACCATAAGATCGACGACCGGTCGTTCGATGCGCGCAAGGTCCTCAACCTCATCTCCAAGGCGAAGAACTCGGGGCACGAGCCCAGCCCCCAGCCCGAGGGCCTGGGGGACGACTATGATCTCATCACCCACCTGGT belongs to Stigmatella erecta and includes:
- a CDS encoding S9 family peptidase; the protein is MRTFPYVVVSAALLAACASSRPPPPEAPAAVAPPVPPPPGEGAQAAVAPDAPAGAEASRIEELSRQAAPFVDAFVNSEALFTRDGKQVLFVSSRDGLPQVYRADAASPTSQATRLFESKERVTLIDTTPDGRSLLVFSDKGADENWSVWKVGLDGSAPVELTPGETLSRDTAFLPDLAPDTLYIGARRMDEAASAAYAVPAAGGPSRVIYRDDKPGFLVHVSRDGKQGLFARYLSASENYLLHLDLASGKTRPLYPAQGTKVSLFSAQFSPDGRTVYVSTDGGGEQAWVLALDSATGKELARYVEKDPAKAIIQNLLVAKTGDTLALGLSAGNRSEVRLLDARTLKPRARVELPLGQGAVQAFSEDGRRLTAIWSTPASITDAWVIDVKTGKASPLRQEPRPALKQVPAIETSIVDIRAHDGQALPTNVYLPKQRSGKLPVIVSYHGGPAGNSKIKWSAATAFFVSQGYAWVEPNVRGSSGFGRAFEAADNGPGRLEAFKDIEAVGRWAASQPWADPDRVIIYGGSYGGYTVLIGLTRMPDLWRAGVDVFGVANMKTFMATTSGFIREVFLLEFGDPDKDAAFLESISPLKDVARIADPLFVYAGANDPRVPRGESDQIVRALRERQVPVEYMVAENEGHSMARRENQIEFMARTARFLEAHAAPRQAPTP
- a CDS encoding caib/baif family protein; translated protein: MKDNGTRAPTPESHEEEQAARQALATVGKREFLEQFQRLTKTFASDPGNPGSYACEGCQRCANCMFCKDCSNCYQCTHCTRCELCNNCSHCVDSKSCHACAYCVQCENCTGSAYLVLCRNLSDCNYCFGCVGLSKKDFYILNVPFSRTEYFKVVNRLRKELGIP